A window of the Mesotoga prima MesG1.Ag.4.2 genome harbors these coding sequences:
- a CDS encoding Do family serine endopeptidase encodes MRKVLAVLVVVILSVASLALVNEGYESPITNVVQAAGPAVVKVDVEATRKYSIPDPYGFEDFFRRFFGEIPGQKVTGVGSGFIFNKDGYIFTNEHVVSGAEKITVSLLDGNTYPAKYIGGDEELDIAVIKIDPDGVDLPTVELGDSDALRIGEWAIAIGNPLGLKHTVTLGVISAVGRQLPKPDGNGVYSNLIQTDAAINPGNSGGPLLNIHGQVVGINTAIIAPEVGTTLGFAIPINVALRFVDSIIETGSVQRAYLGVYMDTVTEEVSRSLGLKVDSGALITDVVPGSAAEKAGIRPQDVIIGFESLEITNSAELRAAVLNYPAGSEVKITIDRFGDRIVLTAVLGSLAQESASSATEDIGARQAFVSSLGISVSDITPGDRERLGISQEFRGVIVRDVDPEGVVYRLGIGPDDIITRLSINGNQESIESVSDFEKYTENIKKGDYVAFFVYRNGVRFVASFQL; translated from the coding sequence ATGAGAAAAGTTCTTGCAGTTCTTGTTGTAGTAATTCTGTCAGTGGCTTCTCTGGCCCTGGTCAACGAAGGCTACGAGAGCCCAATAACCAACGTAGTCCAAGCAGCAGGACCAGCAGTTGTCAAAGTCGATGTAGAGGCCACTAGAAAATATTCAATCCCCGATCCTTACGGTTTCGAGGATTTCTTCAGGCGATTTTTCGGAGAGATCCCCGGTCAGAAGGTAACCGGGGTTGGCTCGGGTTTCATCTTCAACAAGGATGGGTATATTTTCACCAATGAGCACGTGGTTTCAGGCGCGGAAAAAATCACGGTTTCTCTACTTGATGGAAACACCTACCCGGCCAAATACATTGGCGGAGACGAGGAGTTGGACATTGCGGTGATCAAGATCGATCCCGATGGGGTTGATCTCCCCACTGTTGAACTTGGTGACTCAGACGCACTGAGAATCGGCGAGTGGGCAATTGCTATAGGGAATCCTCTTGGTCTTAAGCACACAGTTACTCTCGGAGTGATAAGTGCGGTAGGAAGGCAGCTGCCAAAACCAGATGGCAACGGAGTATATTCTAATCTAATTCAGACAGATGCCGCGATTAATCCCGGTAACAGCGGGGGGCCTTTGCTGAATATTCATGGCCAAGTTGTCGGAATAAACACTGCCATAATCGCTCCTGAAGTTGGAACCACCCTTGGATTCGCAATTCCCATAAACGTAGCTCTTAGATTTGTCGATTCAATTATCGAGACCGGATCTGTGCAGAGAGCATATCTTGGGGTCTATATGGATACGGTCACTGAGGAGGTTTCTAGATCCCTTGGACTAAAGGTTGACAGCGGAGCATTAATTACAGATGTGGTTCCCGGTTCAGCGGCAGAGAAGGCCGGAATAAGGCCACAGGACGTTATTATTGGCTTTGAGAGTCTCGAGATCACAAACTCAGCGGAGCTTAGGGCGGCAGTATTGAACTACCCTGCAGGCTCCGAGGTGAAGATTACAATAGACAGATTCGGAGATAGAATCGTACTTACCGCTGTTCTAGGATCGCTTGCTCAAGAAAGCGCGTCTTCAGCAACAGAAGACATCGGAGCAAGACAGGCTTTTGTGAGCTCACTCGGTATATCGGTTTCTGACATAACTCCCGGCGATAGGGAACGTCTAGGAATATCTCAGGAATTTAGAGGCGTGATAGTGAGAGATGTAGATCCAGAAGGAGTAGTCTACAGGTTGGGAATAGGCCCGGACGATATAATTACTCGTCTGAGCATAAATGGCAATCAAGAATCGATCGAGAGCGTCAGCGATTTCGAGAAGTATACTGAAAACATCAAGAAAGGGGACTACGTAGCGTTCTTTGTTTACAGAAACGGTGTAAGATTCGTAGCTTCTTTCCAGCTCTAA
- a CDS encoding ArsB/NhaD family transporter — MQWLFVLVVFISAYYLIISGKFNRSTVAFAAGILILLSKVIPDFDMKELGYLIDFNTISILIGMMIVVGTLRTTGFFEFVAVHVVRFSKGNVRALLIFFVVTIALFSAFLDNVTTILLFAPIIFLVADALEVSPRTFILAGVLAANIGGMATLIGDPPNILVGSASGFGFMDFMRIDGPITLFALIIALIYLDRRVFKDYREMGGKLQRIANMDPKKAIISKSALYKSLAVFFAIIVGFLLHGLIGVEPSLIALAGAAAAMILNGKSFSHLSEDIEWDTIFFFMGLFVLAFALKEVGITSVISDLLGSLSGNKIVLFLTLYWLSAIMSGFIGAVPAVTFMIPVIQEMTTKFGVPADIWWVISISACLGGSFSIAGSAANMVGVGLIEKHSKERLTYGDFLRFSMPITLITLVAGTLYILVRFSI, encoded by the coding sequence TTGCAGTGGTTGTTTGTTCTAGTGGTTTTCATAAGCGCTTATTATCTGATAATCTCTGGTAAGTTTAATAGATCAACAGTTGCATTCGCTGCTGGAATTCTAATACTTTTGTCTAAAGTTATACCTGACTTCGATATGAAGGAACTCGGCTATCTTATTGATTTCAATACTATCAGTATTCTAATTGGAATGATGATAGTTGTTGGCACTTTGAGGACGACTGGTTTCTTCGAATTTGTGGCTGTTCACGTAGTAAGGTTTTCTAAGGGTAATGTGAGAGCTTTGTTGATATTCTTTGTCGTTACAATTGCACTTTTTTCTGCTTTTCTAGATAATGTCACTACAATTCTTCTTTTTGCACCGATAATCTTTCTTGTAGCAGATGCTTTGGAGGTTTCTCCTCGCACTTTCATCCTTGCAGGAGTTCTCGCGGCAAATATCGGTGGGATGGCAACTTTGATTGGTGATCCACCAAACATACTTGTTGGCTCGGCAAGTGGGTTCGGATTCATGGATTTCATGAGAATTGATGGGCCGATTACACTATTTGCGTTGATAATTGCGCTAATCTACCTTGATCGACGCGTTTTCAAAGATTACAGAGAAATGGGCGGAAAGCTTCAGCGTATAGCAAATATGGATCCGAAGAAAGCGATAATTTCAAAGTCAGCACTCTACAAGTCACTAGCTGTGTTCTTTGCAATAATTGTGGGATTTCTTCTCCACGGTTTGATCGGAGTGGAGCCCTCTCTTATTGCTCTTGCAGGTGCAGCAGCGGCTATGATTCTTAACGGAAAGAGCTTTTCGCATCTTTCCGAAGATATAGAATGGGATACGATATTTTTCTTCATGGGCCTGTTTGTCCTTGCATTTGCACTCAAGGAGGTCGGTATCACCTCTGTGATTTCCGATTTGCTAGGCTCCCTTTCTGGCAACAAAATAGTGTTGTTCTTGACGCTTTATTGGCTGTCGGCTATAATGAGCGGCTTTATAGGAGCAGTTCCTGCGGTAACTTTCATGATACCAGTGATTCAGGAAATGACAACTAAGTTCGGCGTTCCTGCAGATATTTGGTGGGTGATCTCCATTTCGGCCTGTCTGGGTGGGAGCTTTTCAATAGCTGGTTCTGCAGCCAATATGGTAGGAGTTGGGTTAATAGAAAAGCATTCAAAGGAAAGACTCACTTATGGCGATTTTCTTAGGTTCTCAATGCCTATCACGCTTATTACGCTTGTTGCCGGTACCCTCTACATTCTTGTCAGGTTTTCTATCTAG
- a CDS encoding YgiQ family radical SAM protein produces MNIPMTRSDMVERGREYLDVILITGDAFVDHPSFGTAMIARVLESHGWKVGVISQPDWRTNEDISVLGKPALFFGVTSGNVDSMVANYTSTGKKRRSDDYTPGGFGGKRPDRATIVYSNLIRQVFKETLIILGGIEASLRRFSHFDWWSNRIRKSILLDSKADLLVYGMGEKPILEIADKISKKREVPTDVEGTVFWSSSKPAGIELPSHEEVSQDKRKYFEMTKVMHEETDPVRGRQLFQLQDNRYVVQNKPPKVASEELDAYYSLPFTRRVHPVSLSRGRVKALETVRYSVTSHRGCYGQCNFCAIAFHQGRTVVSRSEDSIIQEISAFTRDVGFRGTVTDVGGPTANMYGYECSIKEKVGACAKKRCLFPEVCSSLKLDHSRYLNLLKRIRKIPGVKHVFVSSGIRYDLILKDKRSGRDFLRELLQKNVSGQLKIAPEHTAQKVLEYMGKPSKDVLLDFLKEVRLVSSGKCHIIGYFIAAHPGCTKEDMMELKRFVKREMHYNPEQVQLFTPTPGTISTAMYFTEMASENGDPVFIERSTGGRNRQKEILVRKEILDRKPDKNVEGTGNKRNKRDRH; encoded by the coding sequence ATGAATATTCCGATGACTAGGAGCGATATGGTCGAGAGAGGACGGGAATATCTCGATGTTATTCTAATAACGGGCGATGCATTTGTTGACCATCCTTCTTTTGGAACGGCGATGATTGCAAGAGTGCTGGAATCACACGGCTGGAAAGTAGGTGTCATTTCGCAGCCCGACTGGCGAACAAACGAAGACATCTCAGTGTTGGGTAAACCTGCTCTGTTCTTCGGTGTCACCTCTGGTAACGTTGATTCAATGGTTGCAAATTACACATCGACTGGAAAGAAGAGAAGGAGCGACGATTACACTCCTGGAGGTTTTGGTGGAAAGAGGCCGGATCGGGCAACGATTGTTTACTCAAATTTGATTCGGCAGGTCTTCAAAGAAACTCTTATCATTCTCGGTGGAATAGAGGCCAGTCTTAGAAGGTTTTCTCATTTTGACTGGTGGAGCAACAGAATAAGAAAATCGATCTTGCTTGATTCCAAAGCAGACTTGCTGGTATATGGAATGGGTGAAAAGCCTATCTTGGAAATTGCAGACAAGATCTCGAAAAAGAGAGAAGTCCCAACAGATGTTGAAGGAACGGTTTTTTGGTCCAGCTCTAAACCCGCAGGAATTGAATTGCCATCTCATGAAGAAGTATCTCAGGACAAGAGGAAATACTTTGAAATGACAAAAGTAATGCATGAAGAGACAGACCCGGTAAGGGGACGCCAGTTGTTCCAGCTTCAAGACAACCGATACGTAGTCCAGAACAAACCGCCCAAAGTCGCGTCAGAAGAATTAGATGCTTACTATTCCTTGCCGTTTACCAGAAGAGTTCATCCGGTTTCGCTTTCAAGGGGAAGGGTGAAAGCATTAGAGACTGTACGTTATTCTGTGACAAGTCATAGGGGTTGTTATGGACAATGCAACTTCTGTGCAATCGCTTTTCATCAAGGTAGAACCGTTGTTTCCAGGAGTGAAGATTCAATAATTCAGGAGATATCTGCATTCACCAGAGACGTCGGATTCAGGGGAACTGTTACTGACGTGGGTGGCCCTACTGCGAACATGTACGGTTACGAATGTTCTATAAAGGAAAAAGTCGGTGCATGTGCAAAAAAGAGATGCCTCTTTCCAGAGGTGTGTAGTTCTCTAAAGCTAGATCATTCTAGATATCTTAATTTACTCAAGAGAATAAGAAAGATACCTGGTGTGAAACATGTTTTCGTATCATCTGGAATCAGATATGACCTCATTCTAAAAGATAAAAGATCCGGAAGGGATTTTCTCAGAGAGCTGTTGCAGAAAAACGTTTCCGGTCAGTTGAAAATTGCGCCAGAGCACACAGCGCAGAAAGTCCTTGAATACATGGGCAAACCCTCTAAAGATGTTCTCTTAGATTTTCTCAAAGAGGTTAGGCTTGTTTCTAGCGGGAAGTGCCACATTATAGGCTACTTCATAGCGGCTCACCCGGGATGCACAAAGGAAGACATGATGGAACTGAAGAGGTTTGTCAAGAGAGAAATGCACTATAACCCCGAGCAGGTGCAGTTGTTCACACCGACACCGGGAACCATCTCCACAGCAATGTACTTCACCGAAATGGCTTCAGAGAATGGCGACCCAGTTTTCATTGAACGATCGACAGGCGGAAGAAACAGACAGAAGGAAATTCTGGTACGAAAAGAGATTCTAGATAGAAAACCTGACAAGAATGTAGAGGGTACCGGCAACAAGCGTAATAAGCGTGATAGGCATTGA
- the folK gene encoding 2-amino-4-hydroxy-6-hydroxymethyldihydropteridine diphosphokinase translates to MTKDLFLGFGSNMGERLNLIIKAFSMLIERGITLQSVSSLYLTEPLGIIEQNEFLNCVGKFEFKGDPHFLLEEIKAIERSIGRVERFRWGPREIDIDILLFGEMILTTDKLSIPHKDIIRRKFVLVPLLEIDEELRDPRDNSLFSDHLESLGKEGWPELFLEAVLFEKLIELEVKR, encoded by the coding sequence ATGACTAAGGATCTTTTCTTAGGCTTTGGGAGTAACATGGGAGAAAGACTGAATCTCATAATTAAAGCCTTTTCAATGCTAATAGAAAGGGGAATCACGCTGCAATCAGTATCATCGCTCTACTTGACAGAACCATTAGGCATTATCGAGCAAAATGAATTCTTGAACTGTGTGGGAAAATTCGAATTCAAAGGTGATCCACACTTCTTGCTTGAAGAGATTAAGGCAATCGAGAGGTCTATTGGAAGAGTTGAAAGGTTCAGGTGGGGTCCGCGAGAAATCGACATCGATATTCTGCTCTTTGGAGAGATGATTCTGACAACTGATAAGCTTTCTATACCCCACAAAGATATAATAAGAAGGAAATTCGTTTTGGTCCCTTTACTCGAAATAGACGAAGAACTCAGAGACCCAAGAGACAACAGTCTCTTTTCGGATCATCTTGAAAGCCTTGGTAAAGAGGGATGGCCTGAGCTCTTCTTAGAAGCAGTTCTTTTTGAAAAACTAATAGAATTAGAGGTGAAGAGATGA
- a CDS encoding B12-binding domain-containing radical SAM protein yields MKKILLVNPWIEDVSAYDYWLKPLGLLYISSLLKHIGIQSILIDCLDRYDDELITFSPKFGEKYYGTGKFLESEIPKPRSIASIPRRFKRFGFPEEVLRKKIRQVKNVDCVFVTSMMTYWHYGVHDTIRIIKDEMPSVPVVLGGVYATLLPEHARRYSGADKVCPGTGTEPLKKALGFLGINETLDFDWFDELDPDYSVYKSARYAVLISSLGCPFKCTYCASSLLWNSFVRRDPVKTARFVKHLTASKGLSDIVFFDDAILVGSGFKRLMEEFERVGIKARFHLPNGVHARFVDRETADLMYMNNFKTIRIGLETSDPAMQNSTGGKVNLDDIFVAIENLSAAGFTSREISAYIMVNLPGQSEEDVLTSLRICEELRISPSLNEFTPIPGTVQWKELTSGGVFDEDIDPLLLDNSILPYWWKEGFSPEAVQRLKEKAWSLRRRLND; encoded by the coding sequence TTGAAGAAGATACTACTTGTTAACCCGTGGATAGAAGATGTGTCGGCCTATGACTATTGGCTAAAACCATTAGGTCTGCTGTACATTTCTTCACTCCTGAAGCATATCGGGATCCAATCAATTCTAATAGATTGTCTCGATAGATATGATGATGAATTGATCACCTTTTCTCCGAAATTCGGAGAGAAATATTACGGAACGGGGAAATTCCTTGAAAGCGAGATACCAAAACCCCGGTCTATTGCCTCGATACCCAGGAGATTCAAGAGGTTTGGATTTCCCGAGGAAGTATTGAGAAAGAAAATAAGACAGGTAAAGAACGTTGATTGTGTCTTTGTCACTTCAATGATGACTTACTGGCATTATGGAGTACACGATACTATTAGAATTATTAAGGATGAAATGCCCTCGGTTCCAGTGGTACTTGGAGGAGTTTATGCGACACTCCTTCCCGAACATGCCCGGCGGTATTCCGGAGCAGACAAGGTTTGCCCCGGAACTGGAACGGAACCACTCAAAAAGGCTCTTGGTTTCCTGGGAATCAATGAAACACTCGATTTTGACTGGTTCGACGAACTTGATCCAGACTATTCAGTTTATAAATCTGCAAGATATGCCGTGTTGATTTCGAGCCTTGGCTGTCCGTTCAAATGCACATATTGTGCCAGCAGCCTCCTCTGGAACAGCTTCGTGAGAAGAGACCCGGTGAAGACTGCCAGGTTCGTCAAGCATCTTACTGCATCAAAGGGGCTCTCAGATATCGTCTTCTTTGACGATGCAATTCTTGTAGGTAGTGGTTTCAAGAGACTTATGGAGGAGTTCGAGCGTGTTGGAATCAAGGCGAGATTTCATCTGCCAAACGGCGTTCATGCCAGGTTTGTCGATAGAGAAACCGCCGATCTCATGTACATGAACAATTTCAAGACGATAAGAATCGGTTTAGAGACTTCCGATCCGGCTATGCAGAATTCCACAGGCGGAAAAGTCAATCTGGACGATATATTCGTAGCGATTGAGAATCTTTCGGCGGCTGGATTCACTTCTCGAGAGATCAGCGCCTATATTATGGTTAACCTTCCAGGCCAGAGCGAAGAAGACGTTCTGACTTCTCTTAGAATCTGCGAAGAACTAAGAATTAGCCCCAGTCTCAACGAATTCACGCCCATTCCTGGAACGGTGCAGTGGAAAGAACTAACCAGTGGAGGCGTATTCGACGAGGATATCGACCCACTCCTTTTGGACAACTCGATCCTTCCATATTGGTGGAAGGAGGGCTTTTCTCCTGAGGCTGTTCAAAGGCTGAAAGAGAAAGCGTGGTCATTAAGGAGAAGGTTAAATGACTAA
- a CDS encoding type III pantothenate kinase, whose translation MVLLADIGNTTTVLGLTGEKSIEEVWRLPSSRIETEDELFVILDGLLRIKGYSVGEIDGLCVASVVPRLNRTINYFTRKYLPKPAVFLRPDRFFPLGLNTDNPAEIGADRLADVLGAKECYGNNVIVVDAGTAITIDIVKDGNFVGGAILPGPGTAMSALFSHTAKLPEVELFFEDHYFGTNTEDNLRIGIVNGTYFAIQGIIDNIIEKFEEKPTVVGTGGNIDLFLIEGGLIEIADPNLTLKGLSFYYNSVKPFEEDTTC comes from the coding sequence ATGGTTTTACTTGCTGACATTGGTAATACAACAACGGTTCTAGGACTTACCGGCGAGAAGAGCATTGAGGAAGTCTGGAGACTCCCCTCATCAAGAATAGAGACTGAAGATGAACTCTTTGTTATCCTTGATGGGCTTCTTAGGATTAAGGGTTACTCTGTCGGAGAAATAGATGGCCTGTGTGTTGCAAGTGTTGTTCCTAGGTTGAACAGAACAATTAACTACTTCACAAGAAAGTATCTTCCGAAACCTGCAGTCTTCTTGAGGCCGGATAGATTTTTCCCTTTAGGGCTGAATACGGATAACCCAGCCGAGATTGGGGCTGACCGACTTGCCGATGTCTTAGGGGCAAAGGAATGCTATGGAAACAATGTGATAGTTGTCGATGCGGGGACAGCAATTACCATAGACATCGTCAAAGACGGTAATTTTGTGGGAGGAGCAATCCTTCCGGGGCCTGGGACAGCAATGTCCGCACTTTTCTCGCATACCGCAAAACTACCGGAAGTGGAGCTCTTCTTCGAAGACCACTACTTTGGAACTAATACAGAAGACAACTTGAGAATCGGTATTGTAAACGGAACATACTTCGCAATTCAAGGGATTATTGACAATATTATCGAGAAATTCGAAGAAAAGCCAACAGTTGTGGGTACAGGCGGGAATATCGATCTCTTCTTAATTGAGGGAGGTTTGATAGAAATCGCTGATCCGAATCTCACACTCAAAGGCTTAAGTTTCTACTATAACAGCGTGAAACCATTTGAAGAAGATACTACTTGTTAA
- the guaA gene encoding glutamine-hydrolyzing GMP synthase codes for MDRIAVIDYGSQYTLLLARRIREMGVFCTVASPEEFKVESEIKGVVLSGGPQSVYEEGALGFPKQLEGFPVPIMGICYGMHLLAKKLGGEVRSGALGEYGLTNVSMDNERFRDIPEEIVTWMSHGDEVTSLPAECKVIARSKNGITAGFSNGRDIAFQFHPEVNHTQFGTNLIEDFVFNVCNASRNWKLSAFAERKVEEIKRIVGSSKVVGGLSGGVDSTVAAVLTSKAVGDAFTGIFVNHGLMRKNEDIEVCEALRSLGIKLINVDASEEFFRELKGIDNPEEKRKIIGKTFIKVFEREANKLNASFLLQGTIYSDVIESGAASKNSAKIKSHHNVGGLPDKMNLKLLEPIRELFKDEVRNLGYSLGIEPSLLTRQPFPGPGLGVRIIGEVDSEKARILKEVDSIFMDVLRKSGESEKIWQSFAVLLPVFSVGVKGDKRSYGYVVALRAVNSSEGMTASWHELPHEILREASSRITSGVREVGRVVFDITDKPPATIEWE; via the coding sequence ATGGATAGAATAGCTGTTATAGACTACGGATCGCAGTACACACTTCTTCTTGCAAGAAGGATTCGGGAGATGGGCGTCTTTTGTACAGTTGCAAGTCCAGAGGAATTCAAAGTCGAAAGCGAAATTAAGGGAGTAGTTCTTTCAGGGGGACCTCAGAGTGTCTACGAGGAAGGCGCGCTCGGTTTTCCTAAACAACTAGAAGGTTTTCCAGTTCCAATAATGGGCATTTGCTACGGGATGCATCTCCTTGCGAAAAAGCTTGGAGGCGAAGTCCGAAGCGGTGCACTTGGCGAGTACGGACTTACAAATGTGTCTATGGACAACGAACGTTTTCGTGACATACCAGAAGAAATAGTAACGTGGATGAGTCATGGAGACGAGGTTACGTCGCTTCCAGCTGAATGTAAGGTAATAGCTAGAAGCAAGAACGGCATAACTGCAGGTTTCTCCAACGGAAGAGACATCGCTTTTCAGTTTCATCCAGAGGTTAATCACACTCAGTTTGGAACAAATCTAATCGAAGATTTCGTATTTAATGTCTGTAATGCCTCTCGAAACTGGAAACTTAGCGCTTTTGCTGAGCGCAAAGTTGAAGAGATCAAGAGGATCGTTGGCAGCTCGAAAGTAGTTGGAGGCCTTTCTGGCGGCGTCGATTCAACCGTTGCAGCGGTCTTGACCTCTAAGGCAGTGGGTGATGCGTTTACTGGGATTTTTGTAAATCATGGACTTATGAGAAAGAATGAAGATATAGAAGTCTGTGAAGCTCTTAGAAGCCTTGGTATAAAACTGATAAACGTTGATGCTTCGGAAGAGTTTTTTCGAGAGTTAAAGGGAATTGACAATCCCGAAGAAAAGAGAAAGATCATTGGAAAAACATTCATAAAAGTCTTCGAAAGAGAAGCAAACAAACTGAATGCGAGCTTTCTTCTTCAGGGTACAATCTATTCCGACGTAATAGAATCAGGAGCCGCTTCGAAAAACTCCGCAAAGATCAAGAGCCATCACAACGTTGGTGGCCTTCCTGACAAGATGAATCTGAAGCTTCTGGAACCTATAAGAGAGCTTTTCAAAGACGAGGTCAGAAATTTAGGATATTCTCTAGGAATTGAACCGTCTTTACTGACCAGGCAGCCATTCCCCGGTCCAGGTCTAGGCGTGAGAATAATAGGCGAGGTTGATTCTGAGAAAGCGAGAATCCTGAAGGAAGTTGATTCGATATTCATGGATGTTCTCAGGAAATCAGGTGAATCAGAAAAGATCTGGCAATCATTCGCTGTTCTGCTTCCCGTCTTCAGTGTTGGTGTTAAAGGCGACAAGCGGTCATACGGTTATGTTGTAGCACTGAGAGCGGTGAATAGCTCAGAAGGTATGACTGCGTCTTGGCACGAACTGCCTCATGAGATCCTCAGAGAAGCCTCTTCGCGAATAACCTCAGGAGTAAGGGAAGTCGGAAGGGTTGTCTTCGACATAACAGACAAGCCGCCTGCAACAATAGAATGGGAGTAG
- the tgt gene encoding tRNA guanosine(34) transglycosylase Tgt → MVELKLKAKSTESKARTGVIVTPHGEFETPVFMPVGTNGTVKGLWQDQLEELDARIILGNAFHLFLRPGLNVLRNFGGLHKFMSWKHSILTDSGGFQVFSLKEKKITDDGVKFRSPLDGRALFFTPELSSEIQEAIGSDIAMAFDECVEPSANKDYVRQSVKRTTVWAERFLLSHKGQSMQSLFGIVQGGFFGDLREESAARITSLDFEGFALGGLSVGEDFQTTERILSGSVNLLPEERPRYLMGIGSPELIMAAVENGIDMFDCVLPTRLGRHGAALTSNGRINLKSSTNKEDKRPVDPDCSCKVCSTYSRAYIHHLFIRDEILGKILLSYHNISFLMQFVKRIRQAILDDRLAEFKEHCIETGLIQTENLKTSEERMG, encoded by the coding sequence ATGGTTGAACTGAAACTCAAGGCAAAGAGTACGGAATCAAAAGCTAGAACCGGGGTAATCGTCACGCCTCACGGTGAATTCGAAACTCCGGTTTTTATGCCTGTTGGCACAAACGGAACAGTTAAGGGATTATGGCAAGATCAGTTGGAGGAGCTTGACGCGAGGATCATACTTGGAAACGCGTTTCACCTTTTCTTACGTCCCGGGCTGAATGTTCTCAGGAACTTTGGTGGGCTTCATAAATTTATGTCGTGGAAACATTCGATTCTGACTGACAGCGGTGGATTCCAGGTCTTCTCTCTAAAAGAAAAAAAGATTACCGACGATGGGGTAAAGTTTCGGTCGCCTCTTGATGGTAGAGCACTCTTCTTTACTCCTGAGCTTTCTTCAGAGATTCAGGAGGCGATTGGATCGGATATTGCCATGGCCTTCGATGAGTGTGTTGAACCAAGCGCAAACAAAGACTATGTAAGACAGTCAGTAAAGAGAACTACGGTTTGGGCGGAGAGATTTCTGCTTTCTCACAAAGGGCAAAGTATGCAGTCTCTCTTTGGTATAGTCCAAGGGGGCTTTTTTGGTGACCTGAGGGAAGAAAGTGCCGCTAGAATTACTTCACTTGATTTTGAAGGTTTCGCTCTTGGCGGACTGAGCGTTGGAGAGGATTTCCAAACGACGGAAAGAATTTTGTCGGGATCTGTAAATTTATTACCTGAAGAAAGACCAAGGTATTTGATGGGGATAGGTTCTCCAGAACTCATAATGGCCGCCGTTGAAAACGGCATAGATATGTTCGACTGTGTTCTTCCGACCAGGTTAGGAAGGCATGGAGCGGCTTTGACATCGAATGGAAGAATCAATCTTAAGTCCTCAACAAACAAGGAAGACAAGAGACCCGTTGATCCCGATTGCAGTTGCAAGGTTTGCTCGACATACAGCCGAGCATACATACACCATCTTTTCATAAGGGATGAGATTCTTGGAAAGATCCTGTTAAGCTATCACAATATTAGTTTTCTTATGCAGTTTGTGAAAAGGATCCGACAAGCTATACTTGACGATAGACTGGCCGAATTCAAAGAACATTGTATTGAGACTGGCCTAATTCAAACAGAGAACCTTAAGACTTCTGAAGAACGTATGGGGTGA
- a CDS encoding cyclodeaminase/cyclohydrolase family protein, which yields MDFCTLSLKDFLKKVAEKSATPGGGAVGAVVAALAASLGSMVANLTIGKKGYEDVEGHMESCLEVFESESNYLCDLMNRDIQAFDQVLSAYKLPKATDDEKNAREMKIQQALKTAIEVPFDLARRCKNIIVNVERLAKWGNSSVLSDAESAAHLLLAVHRIAKANVMINMKSLKDPDYGAWINEEMKQLEKQIDFSYNKIIEIIGKRNG from the coding sequence ATGGATTTCTGCACATTATCGTTAAAGGACTTCTTGAAGAAAGTCGCTGAAAAATCCGCAACTCCTGGTGGGGGAGCAGTCGGAGCAGTTGTGGCAGCGCTCGCAGCCTCTCTTGGCTCCATGGTTGCAAATCTCACTATTGGAAAAAAGGGTTATGAAGACGTAGAAGGTCACATGGAATCTTGTTTAGAGGTATTCGAATCGGAAAGCAATTATCTGTGTGACTTGATGAACCGAGATATTCAGGCTTTTGATCAGGTGTTATCTGCGTATAAGTTACCAAAGGCTACCGATGATGAAAAGAATGCAAGAGAAATGAAAATTCAGCAAGCCTTAAAGACAGCTATCGAGGTCCCTTTTGACCTTGCCAGGAGATGTAAAAACATTATCGTAAATGTTGAACGTCTCGCGAAATGGGGCAACTCCAGTGTTCTTTCAGATGCGGAGAGTGCTGCCCATCTTCTTCTTGCAGTTCATAGAATCGCCAAGGCAAATGTCATGATTAATATGAAATCCCTAAAGGACCCTGATTACGGTGCATGGATAAACGAAGAGATGAAACAACTTGAAAAACAGATTGATTTCTCATACAACAAGATAATTGAGATAATCGGGAAACGTAATGGTTGA